CGGAGGCCCTCGACGACGGCGGGGTCGAGATCGACGCCCACGGTGCGATAGGCGATGCAGACGTCGACGGCGAACCCGCGGACCTCGAGTTCATCGCTCACGACGGCCTGGGCGAGATCACTCCGGACGACGAGGGCGCGGCCGGTCGCGGCGGGAACGCGGTCGGCGCACCACTGCGTGACGAGGGCCGTCGCCGACGACGCGCCAGCCGGGACGAAGTCGACCTCCCACCCGGCATCGGCGACGGCGCGGGCGGTCGCGCGGCCGACGGCGGCGATACGAGTGGTGGCGGGGATCGCGACGTCGTGCTGACGGAGCTGCTCGACGCTCGCGGCACTCGTGACGAACAGCCACGCATACGCACCGTCGGCGAGGGCGGCGAACGCGCGGTCGCGCGCCGCGGTGTCGCGCGGCGCTGCAGACGAGATGAGCGGTGCGAGGACTGCCTCGGCGCCGCGGGAGTTCAGGTCGGCGCGCACGCGCTCCCCCCATCCCCCGGCGCGGGGAACGAGCACTCGGGCACCGCGCAAGCCACCGCCGGTCATCGCGACGACCCGGCGAGATCGGCGAGGTCGGCGGCACCGCCCTCGAGGAGCTCGGCGACGACGTCGGCCGCAGCGGCATCGATGTCGACGTGCACGTCGAGCTGGCGGGACGCACCGACGGATCGCCCACCGTCTTCGGCGTAGACCTGCGCCACCAGCGTGACGACGTCGCCGTGACGCTCGGCGTCGATCGCGACGGGAGCGGCGCAGCCGGCTTCGAGGCGGCGGAGTACGGCCCGCTCGAGGTTCGCGGCGAGGGCCGTGTCGGCGTCTTCGACGAGGCGCACGGCGGCGGCGACCTCGGCATCCCCGTCGCGCACCTCGACGGCCAGAGCGCCCTGCGCGGCGGAGGTGGGCCAGTCGAGCACCTGGGTGATCGCGGCGTCGCGCCCGATGCGGCGGAGCCCGGCTTCGGCGAGGACGATCGCGTCGTACTGGCCGTCGGCGACCTTCCGGAGCCGGCTGTCGACGTTGCCGCGAATGCCCTCCACCACCAGGTCGGGGCGACGCGCGAGCACCTGCGCGACGCGACGCGGCGACCCCGTGCCGACGCGCGCGCCCGAGGGCAGCTCGTCGAGCGTCAGGCCCTCGCGGGAGTGCAGGATGTCGCGCTGCGAGGCGCGAACGGGCACAGCCCCGACGACGATCCCCTCGAACGGAGCCGTCGGCAGATCCTTCATCGAGTGCACGAGGAAATCGCACTCGTTCCGCAGCAACGCGTCGCGGAGAGCCGTGGCGAACACACCCGTCCCACCCATCTGCGCGAGCGGACCGGTGAGGATGTCGCCGTCGCTCGTGATCGGAACGAGTTCGACCTCACGACCGGATGCCGCGGCCACGGCATCCGCCACGTGCTGCGACTGGGTCGTCGCCAGCAGGCTCGCCCGCGTTCCGAGGCGCAACGCGGTCACGGTGCGACGCCCGAGAGCGCCGGCTGGAAGCCGAGACGCTTGTTCTCGCAGCAGCCGGGGCGACACACGTCGTACCAGGGTCCCAGGTCGGTCACGGCGGGGCGGTCGGCTGCGGGCGTGCCCTTCAGCCGCTCCTCGACGAGGTCGACGAGACCGGCGACGTAGGTCGGGTGGGTGCTGGGGGTCGCGGTGCGGACGGCGATGAGACCGAGCTCCTCCGCCGTCTCCATGGCCTCCGTGTCGAGGTCCCACATGACCTCCATGTGGTCGCTCACGAACCCGAGCGGCACGATGAGGACGGCCTTGCGCCCGCGGCCGGGCAGATCCTGCATCGCGTCGTTGATGTCGGGCTCGAGCCACGGCACCTGCGGCGGGCCGGAGCGGCTCTGGAAGACGAGTTGCCACGCGCCGGGGAAGCCCAGACGCGACACGATCTCCTGGCCGACGGCGAGGTGCTGGGCGACGTACGCGCCGCCCGGTCCGAAGCCGCGCTCCGGCGGGCCCGAACGGTCGGCGTCGGAAGTGGGGATCGAGTGCGTCGAGAAGAGGATCTCGACCTCGCTCTCGAGGTCGGTGACGCCACGCTCGGCGAGCTCGGCGATGCCCGCGCGGATGCCGTCGACGAACGGGGCCACGAACCCGGGGTGGTCGAAGAACTGCCGGACCTTGTCGATCTGGATGTCGGTCTGGTGGCCGGTAGCCTCAACGGCGTCCGCGAGGTCTTCGCGGTACTGGCGGCACGACGAGTACGAGCTGTACGCGCTCGTCGCGATGGCGAGGAGCTTGCGCCGCCCGTCGGCGAAGGCGGAATCGATCGCGTCGGTGACGTACGGCATCCAGTTGCGATTGCCCCAGTAGACGGGCAGCTCGAGCCCTCGAGCCGCGAGTTCGGCGTCGAGCGCCGCCTTCAGCTCGCGGTTGTGCTCGTTGATGGGCGACACCCCGCCGAAGTGACGGTAGTGATGCGCGACCTCTTCGAGTCGCTCGTCCGGGATGCCGCGGCCCGACGTGACGTTGCGGAGGAACGGGATGACGTCGTCCTGGCCCTCGGGCCCACCAAAGCCGAGGAGGAGGATGCCGTCATAGGCGACGGGGATCGTGGCGTGCGGGTCCCCCGCCTGCGCTCCCTCGGTGGCGTTCGGGATGACGGCGCCCTCGGCCACGACCGTGCGCGTCGCGCGCGGCGGCTTGGGACGGAACTCTCCGCCGATGTTCTCTGCACTCATGACAGCACCTCCGCCAGTTCGTCGATCTCGATCCGTCGTCCCGTGTAGAACGGAACCTCCTCGCGCACGTGGCGACGGGCATCCGTCGCCCGGAGCTCGCGCATCATGTCGACGAGACTGATGGGGTCGTCGCTCTCGAGGGGCAGCAGCCACTCGTAGTCGCTGAGGCCGAAGGTCGACACCGTGTTCGCGACGACGTCGCGGAAGACGGCGCCCTTGCGGCCGTGCTCGGCGAGCATGCGCGAGCGGTCCTCTTCGGGGAGCAGATACCACTCGTAGCTGCGGACGAACGGGTACAGGCAGAGCCACCCGCGGGCGTGCTCGCCGCGGAGGTAACCGGGGACGTGACGCTTGTTGAACTCCGCCTCGCGGTGCACGCCCATCGCGCTCCACACGTTGGTGAAGGAGGCGAGCGCCGCGGTCCGGCGCAGCTGGCGGAGCGCCTTCTGCAGGGCGGCGGGGTCTTCGCCGTGCAGCCAGATCATGAGGTCGGCCTCGGCGCGCATGCCGGTCACGTCGTAGAACCCGCGGAGCGTGACACCGTCGGCGGCGAACCCGTCGGCGACATCCCGGACGGCCTCCAGGTCTGCCGGTGACGGCGTTCCGGTGCGCGGCCGGGGACCCGCGAGGATCGCGAACAGGGTGTAGCCGAGGCCGGGGACAGTCTCGTCAGCGGACATGACGTGCTCCTTCGGAGGGGGTCGGATGGGAGAGGAGATCGGAGGCGAGTGCACGCGCGTGCGGCACGACCGAGGCGAGCCCGGTTCCTGCCGCGACGGCTCCCGCGAGTCGGATGCCGTGGGTCGCCGCAGCCTCTTCGACCGCCGCACGGACAGGCGGCGTCGCGACGGCGTCGGGCCACGCGACGGGGACGATGCGGCGGATATCGGCCGGCGAGACCCGCACCCCGGTGAGGGTGCGGACGGCGGTCGCGACACCGGCGGCATCCGTCAGCTCGTCGTGGCGGCCGTCGTGCGCGGACAACCGCACGAGGTGCGTGCCGGCGGGGAGGGCGGCGGACGCCCACTCCCACTTCGCGTCGACGTGCGTGAGGGCTTTCGCCGCGCTGTCGACGTCGGGCGCGGCGATGACGCCCGAGCCGATCGGGAAGGCGTCGAGACCGTCGGCGACGATCTCGGTGACGACGAGCCCGACGGGCGGGGCCGGGGCGACCTCGACCTGCAGCAGCCGGGCGGCGGCGGTCGGTCCCGTCGCGATCACGACAGCCGCGGCCGACAGCGCCTCGTCGTCGAGTTCGACGCTCGTGCCGGTCACCGCACGGACGGGCGTGCCGGTGCGGATGACGGCGCCCGCTCGGAGGGCGGCTGCCTCGAGTTCGGCCGCGAGACGCCAGAGTCCGCCCTCGACGCCGCGGACGGCGGAACCGGCGCGGACAGCCGGGGCCAGGGCGCCGACGGCGTCGGTCAATGAGCCGAGCGCCTGGGCCTTCTCCCAGAGCACGGGGTGGAGCGCGGACAGGCGCACGGAGTCCGCGCTCTGCGAGTACACGCTCCGGCAGAGCGGCTCGACGAGGCGGGCGGTGACCCGCGGTCCGAACCGGGTGGTCGCCAGCTCCGCGAGGGAGGGCTCGTCTCCCGCGGACAGGGGAATCAGCCGCTCCCGCGCTGCGCGACGGGCGCCGCTGCGGCCGAGGATCCGGACGACATCGGGGGCGAGGGGGTCGGCGGGCAGGCCGACGAGCGCGCGACGCGGCAGCGGGGCACGGTCGACCCGGCCGGAGCGGCGGCGGAAGGCGACGTGCGCCCCCGCCGGTGCAGGCTCGACGAGCTGGACGGGCAGACGCGCGTCGGCGACGAGGTCGGCGACACCCGTGGTCCGCGTGGCGAAGGATTCGGCGCCCAGGTCGGCGTCGACGCCGGCGACAGTGCCGCGGCGCAGCATCCCCCCGGCGCACTCCGACGCCTCGACGAGGACGACGTCACGTCCCGCGCGAGCCAGCTCCCACGCGATCGTCAGGCCGGCGATGCCGCCGCCGACGATCACGACGTCGTGGCTCACGGCGCCCGCCACTCGTGGACGGTGCGGACCACCGCCGAGAGCGCGTCGGGGTCGGTCTCCATGGGAACGCCGTGGCCGAGGTTGAAGACGTGGGCGCGGGCGGCGAGCCCATCCTCGAGGATCCGCTGGACCTCGAGGGTCCGCACCTCCTCGGGGGCGAACAGCATCGCCGGGTCGAGGTTTCCCTGCAGGGTCAGGTCGCGGCCGATGCGGCGGTGCGCGTCGCCGAGGCGGACGCGGTAGTCCACCCCGAGCGCATCGATATCGGGCGTCGCCATGTCGGCGAGGATCTCGCCGGTGCCGACGCCGAAGTGCACGAGCGGCAGGCGGTCGACGCCTTCGGGAAGCGGCAGCGACCGCGCGTGATCGAGCGCGGCAACGGATGCCGGGAGCACCGACGCGCGGTAGTCGTCGGGGTTCAGCCCGCCCGCCCACGAGTCGAAGAGCTGACCGGCGCTCGCCCCCGCCTCGATCTGCAGGGCGAGGAAGCGACCGGTGACCTCGGCGAGCCACATCGTGAGGTCGCGCCAGGCGGCCGGGTCCTCGTGGATGAGGCGCCGCGCCGCGAGGTGGTCCTTGGACGGCCCGCCCTCGACGAGGTAGGCCGCGAGAGTGAAGGGGGCACCGGCGAAGCCGATGAGCGGCAGCGGCTCACCGCGTTTTTCCGACTGATCGGCGAGCATCGCGGTGGTTCGGCCCACGGCATCCGCGATCGCCTCGCCGCGCTCGGTCACGAGTGCCGGGTCGATCGCGACGGTGCGCGCGATGTCGGCGGCGGTCCGCAGCGGCTGCGAGAACACCGGACCGCGGCCCGCCGCGATCTCGACGTCGATGTCCAGGAGCGCGAGCGGCACGATGATGTCGCTGAAGAAGATGGCCGCATCGACGCCGTGACGGCGCACCGGCTGCATCGTGATCTCGCTCGCCAGAGCGGGATCGAGGCACGCCTCGAGCATGGTGCCCTGCGAGCGGAGCGCACGGTACTCCGGCAACGAACGACCCGCCTGGCGCATGAACCAGACGGGGGTGATGTCGGGGCGATCGCCCAGGAGTGCACGGACGAGTCGGGACTCGCGAGTGCGTGCGGCGACGAGAGGGTGGCTGAGGCCGGGAATGATGAACTCCTCGAATCGGTTAATCGATATACTAGTCGCGATCCAAGGGGGTTCTCCGCACCGTGCTCGTCTGCCTCACCGCGCATCAGCGCTCCACGCCGTTCGATTCTCTCGAGCGGCTCTCGACGGTCGGCGACGACCTCGCTGAGCGGCTTTCCGCGGTGCACGATTCGGTCCGCGGGGCTGTCGTCCTCGCCACCTGCAACCGGTTCGAGGCGTACTTCGACCTCGCTGAAGAGGCCGACCTCGCCTCCCCCGTCCCAGCGATGGATGCCGCCATGGAGGCGATCGCGGGAGCCGCCGACATGGACTACCGCTCGCTCCGTGAGAACGTCGACTTCGCCCACGGCAACCAGGTCGCCCACCATCTCTTCACCGTCGCTTCCGGTCTCGACTCCGTCGCGGTCGGCGAAGACGAGATCGCCGGTCAGGTGCGTCGCGCTCTCGAAGCAGCACGCGGTCGTGGTCTGACGACCGCGTCGCTCGAGCACCTCTTCCAGCGCGCGACCGAAACCTCCCGCGCCGTGAAGAACACGACGCGCCTCGGCGAGTCCGGCCGCTCGCTCGTACGCCTGGCCGTCGACCTCGTGAGCTCCCGCGTCGACTGGGCGACCGCCCGCGTGCTCCTCGTCGGCACCGGTCGCTACGCCGCCGCAGCCCTCGCCGCCCTCCGCGCCGTCGGCGCCGTCGACATCCGCGTGCACTCCCGCTCCGGCCGGCAGCGCTTCGCCAACCGCGAGCACCTCGTGCACGTCAGCGCCGACGACTACGCCGCCGAGGCCGCCGCCGCCGACATCGTCGTCACCTGCACGGCGACGACCGACACCTTCGCACTCGACGCCTTCTCGCACGCGACGGCGCGGGCGGGCAGCACGCAGGCGCAGGTGGTCATCGACCTGGGGCTCCCCCGCAACGTCGACCCGGAGATCGCGCTCCTGCCCGGTGTCGAGCTCCTCGACCTCGAGACGATCCGCCTCCACGCCCCCGTCGACGAAGCCGAAACCGTCGGTCAGGCGCGCGAGATCGTCCAGGCCGCGGCCCAGCGGCACGCGGCCGCGCGGCGCGTGCACGAGGTCGCGCCGTCGGTCGTCGACCTCCGCGGATTCGTCCACGGCGTCCTCGACGAGGAACTCACCCGCGCCCGCCGCCGCGGCGACTCCCCCGAGGTCGAAACCGCTCTCCGCCACTTCTCCGGCGTCCTCCTCCACCAGCTCATCGCCCGCGGGCACACGCTCGCCTCGTCGGGTGCGGGGACCGAGTGGGCCGATGCGATCCGCACGGTGCTGCCGGGTGCGGGCGTGGGCGTCTCTCCGGACCGAGGCGAGCAGCCGTGAGTCCGAGCGTCACGCTGAAGGACATCGCGCGCGCCGCAGGCGTGTCGACGGCGGCCATCAGCCAGGCGCTCAACGACCGCGGCAGCATGCGACCCGAGACGCGCGAGCGCATCAAGGCGATCGCCGCCGAACTCGGCTACGTGCCCAACCGTCATGCTGCCGCCCTCCGGAGCGGGCGGACCATGACGGTCGGCTTCGTCATGGTCGACGACCCCGAGAGCGACCGGCGCGGCGAGCTGCAGCGGGCGCGCAAGCTCATCTCCCTCGTCCGGGCATCCGCGGCGCACGGTTTCACCGTCACCGTCCTCCCCGACTCCAACCCTGACCTCATCTCGGGAACGACCCTCGATGCCCTCTACGTCCCCGATGCCCGCGGGAACCAGCCGCTCCTCCACGCAGCCATCGCCCGCGGCATCCCGATCGTCGCGGACGACCAGTTCGTCGACGGATCGCGCGGTCTCAGCATCCGCACGGGTTACGACGCCGCCGTCCGAGCAGGCCTCGACGAACTCGAACGTTCCGGCGCGCAGCGCATCGTCTTCCTCACCGAGGAGGGCGGCGCGCCCCGCGACGAGATCGGCCGCGCCGCGTACGAGATCTGGAGCTCGGTGCGGGGCCGCGAACCGCTCGTGCGGACGGTCGACGCGTCGCGCCGCAGGCTCCCCCGCCTGCTCACCGAAGCCGTCGCCGGCGGCGCGGACGCGATCTTCGCCGGCGCCGAGGACGGCCCGGACGTCTACCTGCAGCTCGAGGAGATGCGCCTCGTCATCCCGCGCGACGTGCAGCTCGTCGCCCTCTGCACGACGGACTGCGCCGTGAACCGCCGCCTCGGCGTGACGCACGTGTGCATCCGTCCGGATCTCGCCGCCGAGGCGATGTTCGAGACCCTGCCCGCAGCACTCCTCGACGACGGCCCCCGTGTGGTCGACCTGCCGTGGGAGCTCGTCCCCGGCTCCACGACGCGCCCCCCGCTGACGATCGGATCACCGAGAAAAGCACGGCCCCGGAAGACTCAGTCGCTGAAGGCGCCGTAGACCTCAAGCGTGTTCGCCGCGAGCTGGGCGCAGAGTTCGTCGAGCGCGATGCCGAGTTCGGCCGCCATGAACCGGACCGTGACCGGCACCAGGTACGGCGCGTTGGGACGACCGCGATGCGGTGTCGGCGTGAGGAACGGCGCGTCGGTCTCGACGAGGATCCGCTCCCGCGGCGTCACCGCCAGGGCATCACGGAGATTCTGCGCGTTCTTGAACGTGACGTTGCCCGCGAAACTCAGCCAGTAGCCACGCTCCGCGCTGTACCGCGCCATGTCGGCGTCGCCCGAGAAGCAGTGGAAAACGGTCTGCTCCGGGGCGCCGACGCGCTCGAGGGTCTCGAGCACGGCGTCGTGCGCGTCGCGGTCGTGGATCTGCATCGCGATGCCGTGACGCTTGGCGATGTCGATGTGCGCCTCGAAGCTCTCCACCTGAGCGGGGATGCCGGCCTCATCGGTCCGGAAGAAGTCGAGACCGGTCTCCCCCACCGCCCGCACGCGGGGCTCGGCGGCGAGCTCGTCGATGACGGCGATCGCCTCGTCGAGGCGGCCGGCTTCTTTGTAGGCCGGCGCTTCGTTCGGGTGGATCGCGACGGCGGCCAGCACGGCAGGGTGGGATGCCGCGGCCCAGGCCGACCAGCGGGAGGAGTCGATGTCGCCGCCGGCTTGCACCACGCCGATCACCCCGACCTCGGCCGCTCGGGCGAGCTGCTCGTCGAGACCGCGCGGCTCGTCGCCGTCTTCGATCTCGAGGTGCGCGTGGTTGTCGTAGACGGCGACGGGCAGCGGCTCGGGCGCATCCGGCCAGCGGACGTCTCGCGCGGACTGCTCGCGCTGGCGGACGTAGCCGCTCGGGTCAGCGGGGCCGGTCGTCATGCGGTCTGCTCGACGCGCGGGAAGAGCGGCGCAAGCGTGCCGACCCTGCTCCCGGCGGGGAGCTGACCCCACGTGCCCGCCTCGCGGAGCGGCTGCGCGGTGAGCTCACCGGGAGCGCCGAGAGCGTCCCAGAGCGTCGCGGTCGACTTCGGCATGACCGGCGAGAGGAGGACCGCGAGGGCCCGGAGGCCCTCCGCCGCCGTGTAGAGGACGGTCGAGAGCCGTTCGCGGTTCGCCTCATCCTTGGCGAGCGCCCACGGCTCGTTCTCGGTGATGTAGCCGTTCAGCTCGTCGACGATCCGCCAGATCGCGGCGATGGCCTCGTCGGGGCGGAAGGCGGTCATCGCGGCATCCGCTGCCGTCGCGGCGTCCGCCACCGTCCGCTGCACGCGGAGGTCGATGTCGGTGGGCGAGCCTGCGGCCGGCACGACGCCGTCGAAGTAGCGCCCGATCATCGCGACCGTGCGAGAGGCGAGGTTGCCGAAACCGTTGGCGAGCTCGGCCTGGTAGCGCGCGGAGAGGTCCTCCCACGAGAACGAACCGTCCTGGCCGAAGGCGATCGCCGACAGGAAGTAGAACCGATACGCGTCGGAGCCGAACACGTCGGTGATCTCGGTGGGAGCGATGCCGGTGAGCTTCGACTTCGACATCTTCTCGCCGCCGACGAGCAACCAGCCGTGGGCGAAGATGCCCTTCGGCACCTCGAGCCCGGCGGCCATCAGCATGGCGGGCCAGATGACGGCGTGGAAGCGGAGGATGTCCTTGCCGACCACGTGGTACGCCGGCCAGCGGCGCTCGAACTCGGCCTGGTCCTCGCCGTACCCGACGGCGGTCGCGTAGTTGAGGAGGGCGTCGACCCAGACGTAGATGACGTGGGAGTCGTCCCACGGCACGCGGATGCCCCAGTCGAACGCCGAGCGGGAGATCGAGAGGTCCTTGAGCCCGGACCGGACGAAGGAGATGACCTCGTTGCGCGCGGAGTCGGGACGGACGAAATCGGGCTGCGTCTTGTACAGCTCGAGCAGCCGGTCCTGGAACTCGCTGAGCTTGAAGAAGTAGTTCTTCTCCTGCAGGAGCTCGAGCGGCTTCGAGTGGATGGCGCAGACCTTGAGCCCTTCGAACGGGCCGGTGCCGTCGACGATCTCGGCCTCGGGCTTGAACTCCTCACAGCCCACGCAGTAGAGCGCTTCGTACTCGCCCGCGTAGATGTAACCGCTGTCGTAGAGCGCCTGCACGAACTTCTTGACGCGCTCCTCGTGACGCGGCTGCGTCGTCCGGATGAAGTCGTCGTTGGCGACGTCGAGGGTCTTCAGGAGCGGGAACCAGGACTCCTCGACGAGCTTGTCGACCCACTCCTGCGGGGTGACGCCGTTCGCCGTGGCGGCACGGAGCATCTTCTGGCCGTGCTCGTCGGTACCGGTCAGCATCCAGGTGTCGTCCCCCGACTGGCGGTGCCAGCGCGCGAGAGTGTCCACCGCCACCGACGTGTACCCGTGCCCGATGTGGGGCAGATCGCTCGGGTAGTAGATGGGGGTGGTGATGTAGAAGGAGCCGCCGGAAGTCACCTGGCGATTCTACGGGCGACGAAGCGGGCCCTGCCGTTCATGACGAGCGCTCAGGCGCTCCCGCGCCGGACGAAGGTCGTCGGCAGCACGATCGACTCGCCCGGACCGCCGTCGACGACGTCCAGCAGCACCTCGACCATGCGCCGGGAGATCTCCGACCACGGCTGCCGCATCGTCGTCAGCGGTGGATCCGCCGTGGCCGCAAGCCCCGAATCGTCGAAGCCCGCGACGGCGACATCTTCGGGGACCCGTCTCCCGGCCTTTCGGAGAGCGGCGATCGCCCCCACCGCCATGACGTCGGATGCCGCGAACACGGCGTCGATGTCGGGGGCCCGCTCGAGAAGACGAGACATGGCGGCCTCGCCCGCTTCGCTCGAGTAGACGTCCTGTTCGACGAGCGCGGGGTCGAAGTGCTCGCCCATCTCGTCACGGAAACCGACCAGGCGGTACCGCCCGCCCGGGGTGTCGTCGGGGCCGGTGATCACGGCGATGCGTTCGTAGCCGCGACCGAGGAGATGGCGGGTCATCTCGCGCGCCGACGCCACCTCGTCGACGGACACGGTCGGAACGTGCGCGCGGTCGCCGAGGGGCACCCCGGAGCAGACCGTGGGGACGCCCGCCGAGGTGAGCGCGGCGAGGAGCGGATTGGACTCGTGCGACGAGATGAGCAGCACGCCGTCGACGTGGCCCGCACGGACGTAGCGCTCGATGTTCTCGTACTGCGACGGATGCTCGGCGATGAGGAGCACGAGGGTCATGTCGCGCG
This DNA window, taken from Microbacterium sp. MM2322, encodes the following:
- a CDS encoding TatD family hydrolase codes for the protein MTTGPADPSGYVRQREQSARDVRWPDAPEPLPVAVYDNHAHLEIEDGDEPRGLDEQLARAAEVGVIGVVQAGGDIDSSRWSAWAAASHPAVLAAVAIHPNEAPAYKEAGRLDEAIAVIDELAAEPRVRAVGETGLDFFRTDEAGIPAQVESFEAHIDIAKRHGIAMQIHDRDAHDAVLETLERVGAPEQTVFHCFSGDADMARYSAERGYWLSFAGNVTFKNAQNLRDALAVTPRERILVETDAPFLTPTPHRGRPNAPYLVPVTVRFMAAELGIALDELCAQLAANTLEVYGAFSD
- the hemQ gene encoding hydrogen peroxide-dependent heme synthase; protein product: MSADETVPGLGYTLFAILAGPRPRTGTPSPADLEAVRDVADGFAADGVTLRGFYDVTGMRAEADLMIWLHGEDPAALQKALRQLRRTAALASFTNVWSAMGVHREAEFNKRHVPGYLRGEHARGWLCLYPFVRSYEWYLLPEEDRSRMLAEHGRKGAVFRDVVANTVSTFGLSDYEWLLPLESDDPISLVDMMRELRATDARRHVREEVPFYTGRRIEIDELAEVLS
- a CDS encoding FAD-dependent oxidoreductase; the encoded protein is MAGAVSHDVVIVGGGIAGLTIAWELARAGRDVVLVEASECAGGMLRRGTVAGVDADLGAESFATRTTGVADLVADARLPVQLVEPAPAGAHVAFRRRSGRVDRAPLPRRALVGLPADPLAPDVVRILGRSGARRAARERLIPLSAGDEPSLAELATTRFGPRVTARLVEPLCRSVYSQSADSVRLSALHPVLWEKAQALGSLTDAVGALAPAVRAGSAVRGVEGGLWRLAAELEAAALRAGAVIRTGTPVRAVTGTSVELDDEALSAAAVVIATGPTAAARLLQVEVAPAPPVGLVVTEIVADGLDAFPIGSGVIAAPDVDSAAKALTHVDAKWEWASAALPAGTHLVRLSAHDGRHDELTDAAGVATAVRTLTGVRVSPADIRRIVPVAWPDAVATPPVRAAVEEAAATHGIRLAGAVAAGTGLASVVPHARALASDLLSHPTPSEGARHVR
- a CDS encoding glutamyl-tRNA reductase; its protein translation is MLVCLTAHQRSTPFDSLERLSTVGDDLAERLSAVHDSVRGAVVLATCNRFEAYFDLAEEADLASPVPAMDAAMEAIAGAADMDYRSLRENVDFAHGNQVAHHLFTVASGLDSVAVGEDEIAGQVRRALEAARGRGLTTASLEHLFQRATETSRAVKNTTRLGESGRSLVRLAVDLVSSRVDWATARVLLVGTGRYAAAALAALRAVGAVDIRVHSRSGRQRFANREHLVHVSADDYAAEAAAADIVVTCTATTDTFALDAFSHATARAGSTQAQVVIDLGLPRNVDPEIALLPGVELLDLETIRLHAPVDEAETVGQAREIVQAAAQRHAAARRVHEVAPSVVDLRGFVHGVLDEELTRARRRGDSPEVETALRHFSGVLLHQLIARGHTLASSGAGTEWADAIRTVLPGAGVGVSPDRGEQP
- the hemC gene encoding hydroxymethylbilane synthase; its protein translation is MTALRLGTRASLLATTQSQHVADAVAAASGREVELVPITSDGDILTGPLAQMGGTGVFATALRDALLRNECDFLVHSMKDLPTAPFEGIVVGAVPVRASQRDILHSREGLTLDELPSGARVGTGSPRRVAQVLARRPDLVVEGIRGNVDSRLRKVADGQYDAIVLAEAGLRRIGRDAAITQVLDWPTSAAQGALAVEVRDGDAEVAAAVRLVEDADTALAANLERAVLRRLEAGCAAPVAIDAERHGDVVTLVAQVYAEDGGRSVGASRQLDVHVDIDAAAADVVAELLEGGAADLADLAGSSR
- the hemE gene encoding uroporphyrinogen decarboxylase, with the translated sequence MPGLSHPLVAARTRESRLVRALLGDRPDITPVWFMRQAGRSLPEYRALRSQGTMLEACLDPALASEITMQPVRRHGVDAAIFFSDIIVPLALLDIDVEIAAGRGPVFSQPLRTAADIARTVAIDPALVTERGEAIADAVGRTTAMLADQSEKRGEPLPLIGFAGAPFTLAAYLVEGGPSKDHLAARRLIHEDPAAWRDLTMWLAEVTGRFLALQIEAGASAGQLFDSWAGGLNPDDYRASVLPASVAALDHARSLPLPEGVDRLPLVHFGVGTGEILADMATPDIDALGVDYRVRLGDAHRRIGRDLTLQGNLDPAMLFAPEEVRTLEVQRILEDGLAARAHVFNLGHGVPMETDPDALSAVVRTVHEWRAP
- the metG gene encoding methionine--tRNA ligase; the encoded protein is MTSGGSFYITTPIYYPSDLPHIGHGYTSVAVDTLARWHRQSGDDTWMLTGTDEHGQKMLRAATANGVTPQEWVDKLVEESWFPLLKTLDVANDDFIRTTQPRHEERVKKFVQALYDSGYIYAGEYEALYCVGCEEFKPEAEIVDGTGPFEGLKVCAIHSKPLELLQEKNYFFKLSEFQDRLLELYKTQPDFVRPDSARNEVISFVRSGLKDLSISRSAFDWGIRVPWDDSHVIYVWVDALLNYATAVGYGEDQAEFERRWPAYHVVGKDILRFHAVIWPAMLMAAGLEVPKGIFAHGWLLVGGEKMSKSKLTGIAPTEITDVFGSDAYRFYFLSAIAFGQDGSFSWEDLSARYQAELANGFGNLASRTVAMIGRYFDGVVPAAGSPTDIDLRVQRTVADAATAADAAMTAFRPDEAIAAIWRIVDELNGYITENEPWALAKDEANRERLSTVLYTAAEGLRALAVLLSPVMPKSTATLWDALGAPGELTAQPLREAGTWGQLPAGSRVGTLAPLFPRVEQTA
- a CDS encoding uroporphyrinogen-III synthase; translation: MRADLNSRGAEAVLAPLISSAAPRDTAARDRAFAALADGAYAWLFVTSAASVEQLRQHDVAIPATTRIAAVGRATARAVADAGWEVDFVPAGASSATALVTQWCADRVPAATGRALVVRSDLAQAVVSDELEVRGFAVDVCIAYRTVGVDLDPAVVEGLRSGDIDVVLLTSLSVGRELRRQVGQLPASTLVASIGPGTTRDAAVLGFAVGHTAQTQSIDALIAELDARVPLEKHS
- a CDS encoding LacI family DNA-binding transcriptional regulator, whose translation is MSPSVTLKDIARAAGVSTAAISQALNDRGSMRPETRERIKAIAAELGYVPNRHAAALRSGRTMTVGFVMVDDPESDRRGELQRARKLISLVRASAAHGFTVTVLPDSNPDLISGTTLDALYVPDARGNQPLLHAAIARGIPIVADDQFVDGSRGLSIRTGYDAAVRAGLDELERSGAQRIVFLTEEGGAPRDEIGRAAYEIWSSVRGREPLVRTVDASRRRLPRLLTEAVAGGADAIFAGAEDGPDVYLQLEEMRLVIPRDVQLVALCTTDCAVNRRLGVTHVCIRPDLAAEAMFETLPAALLDDGPRVVDLPWELVPGSTTRPPLTIGSPRKARPRKTQSLKAP
- a CDS encoding ferrochelatase, which gives rise to MSAENIGGEFRPKPPRATRTVVAEGAVIPNATEGAQAGDPHATIPVAYDGILLLGFGGPEGQDDVIPFLRNVTSGRGIPDERLEEVAHHYRHFGGVSPINEHNRELKAALDAELAARGLELPVYWGNRNWMPYVTDAIDSAFADGRRKLLAIATSAYSSYSSCRQYREDLADAVEATGHQTDIQIDKVRQFFDHPGFVAPFVDGIRAGIAELAERGVTDLESEVEILFSTHSIPTSDADRSGPPERGFGPGGAYVAQHLAVGQEIVSRLGFPGAWQLVFQSRSGPPQVPWLEPDINDAMQDLPGRGRKAVLIVPLGFVSDHMEVMWDLDTEAMETAEELGLIAVRTATPSTHPTYVAGLVDLVEERLKGTPAADRPAVTDLGPWYDVCRPGCCENKRLGFQPALSGVAP